In a single window of the Methylococcus sp. Mc7 genome:
- a CDS encoding DUF2442 domain-containing protein produces the protein MYPSVKTVTPRDDYLLDISFSNGESGVLDMKPYLDFGVFNRIKDYRSFEKVAVAFDTIEWESGVDLDPEFVYEKCKKVLA, from the coding sequence ATGTATCCATCAGTAAAAACTGTTACTCCACGAGACGATTACTTGCTTGATATAAGCTTTAGTAATGGCGAAAGTGGCGTATTGGATATGAAGCCATACTTGGATTTTGGGGTTTTTAACAGAATTAAAGATTACCGCTCTTTTGAAAAAGTCGCAGTTGCCTTTGATACGATTGAATGGGAGTCTGGAGTCGACCTTGATCCTGAGTTCGTTTACGAGAAATGTAAGAAGGTATTGGCCTGA
- a CDS encoding DUF4160 domain-containing protein — MAAFPTKNWGGLNGHFRAGRTRIQDIVLPTISTFYGIIIRMYFAPGEHPPPHFHAYYAEYTATVDIRTCELMEGNLPRKQLKLVLAWAELHQEELVHDWDLVMKGEEPINIQPLQ, encoded by the coding sequence ATGGCTGCGTTCCCGACAAAAAATTGGGGGGGTCTGAACGGACACTTTCGGGCAGGGCGGACACGGATTCAGGACATTGTTTTGCCTACAATATCGACGTTCTATGGAATCATCATTCGCATGTATTTTGCGCCTGGCGAACATCCGCCACCGCACTTTCATGCTTACTATGCCGAATATACGGCTACAGTTGATATACGCACCTGTGAGTTGATGGAAGGAAATCTACCAAGGAAGCAACTAAAACTTGTTTTGGCTTGGGCTGAATTACATCAGGAAGAGCTTGTGCATGATTGGGATTTGGTTATGAAAGGTGAGGAGCCCATCAATATCCAACCCTTACAATGA